A stretch of the Aegilops tauschii subsp. strangulata cultivar AL8/78 chromosome 4, Aet v6.0, whole genome shotgun sequence genome encodes the following:
- the LOC109785363 gene encoding probable E3 ubiquitin-protein ligase RHY1A isoform X4: protein MRVPDPLSRLGSGYGGFAASSCGRNLGMQACSVYSFLGYEVVRGNQIERRASSGSITEPTRNVLFSTRHSATASNDRLPDAVQQAKERLHQRLRSVDLFSGRRQTSPAVGTIWAGPDLPSECDICSSEDGWLAHRTIRFNSSASLSAYKDKQITAETFSNAAVVAPHDLRPVSKLGQEALQGTIDGDDDVESSVDCSICLEGCHGASDGLIQLRCKHIFHLACLEQWLQSRADCPYCRAGVVLSYHGKSDLEY from the exons ATGCGTGTGCCCGACCCTCTGTCGCGACTCGGCAGTGGGTATGGAGGTTTTGCGGCGAGTTCCTGCGGTAGAAATTTGGGGATGCAGGCATGCAGCGTATACTCCTTTTTG GGCTATGAAGTTGTTCGAGGAAACCAGATAGAGCGAAGGGCGTCTAGCGGAAGCATAACGGAACCCACAAGGAACGTGCTCTTCAGCACAAGACACAGCGCCACCGCATCAAATGACCGACTTCCTGATGCGGTTCAGCAAGCCAAGGAGAGGCTTCATCAAAGGCTCCGAAGTGTAGACCTATTTTCAGGGAGAAG GCAAACATCACCAGCCGTAGGAACCATTTGGGCCGGACCTGATCTTCCTTCTGAATGTGATATCTGCTCATCAGAGGATGGCTGGTTGGCCCACCGGACTATTCGCTTCAACTCCAGCGCCTCCCTGTCAGCCTACAAAGATAAACAGATCACAGCAGAGACGTTCAGCAACGCGGCGGTGGTAGCACCACACGACCTGAGGCCTGTCTCCAAACTAGGACAAGAAGCTCTCCAAGGAACAATCGACGGTGACGACGACGTGGAGTCCTCAGTGGACTGTTCGATATGCCTTGAAGGATGCCATGGTGCATCAGACGGGCTGATTCAGCTGCGCTGCAAGCACATCTTCCATTTGGCCTGCCTGGAGCAGTGGCTGCAGTCCCGCGCCGATTGTCCGTACTGCAGGGCCGGCGTCGTCCTATCCTACCACGGAAAGAGTGACCTGGAGTATTAG
- the LOC109785363 gene encoding probable E3 ubiquitin-protein ligase RHY1A isoform X1: MPIAAKLFYYQRRRPPPLPEPTEPRGLDSSSAARRRVHPIRSAHHRPGYEVVRGNQIERRASSGSITEPTRNVLFSTRHSATASNDRLPDAVQQAKERLHQRLRSVDLFSGRSCCRQTSPAVGTIWAGPDLPSECDICSSEDGWLAHRTIRFNSSASLSAYKDKQITAETFSNAAVVAPHDLRPVSKLGQEALQGTIDGDDDVESSVDCSICLEGCHGASDGLIQLRCKHIFHLACLEQWLQSRADCPYCRAGVVLSYHGKSDLEY, encoded by the exons ATGCCGATAGCCGCTAAGCTCTTCTACtaccagcgccgccgcccgccaccgCTTCCGGAGCCCACCGAGCCCCGCGGTCTcgactcctcctccgccgcccgccgccgggttcaCCCCATTCGCTCCGCGCACCACAGGCCG GGCTATGAAGTTGTTCGAGGAAACCAGATAGAGCGAAGGGCGTCTAGCGGAAGCATAACGGAACCCACAAGGAACGTGCTCTTCAGCACAAGACACAGCGCCACCGCATCAAATGACCGACTTCCTGATGCGGTTCAGCAAGCCAAGGAGAGGCTTCATCAAAGGCTCCGAAGTGTAGACCTATTTTCAGGGAGAAG TTGTTGCAGGCAAACATCACCAGCCGTAGGAACCATTTGGGCCGGACCTGATCTTCCTTCTGAATGTGATATCTGCTCATCAGAGGATGGCTGGTTGGCCCACCGGACTATTCGCTTCAACTCCAGCGCCTCCCTGTCAGCCTACAAAGATAAACAGATCACAGCAGAGACGTTCAGCAACGCGGCGGTGGTAGCACCACACGACCTGAGGCCTGTCTCCAAACTAGGACAAGAAGCTCTCCAAGGAACAATCGACGGTGACGACGACGTGGAGTCCTCAGTGGACTGTTCGATATGCCTTGAAGGATGCCATGGTGCATCAGACGGGCTGATTCAGCTGCGCTGCAAGCACATCTTCCATTTGGCCTGCCTGGAGCAGTGGCTGCAGTCCCGCGCCGATTGTCCGTACTGCAGGGCCGGCGTCGTCCTATCCTACCACGGAAAGAGTGACCTGGAGTATTAG
- the LOC109785363 gene encoding probable E3 ubiquitin-protein ligase RHY1A isoform X2, whose amino-acid sequence MPIAAKLFYYQRRRPPPLPEPTEPRGLDSSSAARRRVHPIRSAHHRPGYEVVRGNQIERRASSGSITEPTRNVLFSTRHSATASNDRLPDAVQQAKERLHQRLRSVDLFSGRRQTSPAVGTIWAGPDLPSECDICSSEDGWLAHRTIRFNSSASLSAYKDKQITAETFSNAAVVAPHDLRPVSKLGQEALQGTIDGDDDVESSVDCSICLEGCHGASDGLIQLRCKHIFHLACLEQWLQSRADCPYCRAGVVLSYHGKSDLEY is encoded by the exons ATGCCGATAGCCGCTAAGCTCTTCTACtaccagcgccgccgcccgccaccgCTTCCGGAGCCCACCGAGCCCCGCGGTCTcgactcctcctccgccgcccgccgccgggttcaCCCCATTCGCTCCGCGCACCACAGGCCG GGCTATGAAGTTGTTCGAGGAAACCAGATAGAGCGAAGGGCGTCTAGCGGAAGCATAACGGAACCCACAAGGAACGTGCTCTTCAGCACAAGACACAGCGCCACCGCATCAAATGACCGACTTCCTGATGCGGTTCAGCAAGCCAAGGAGAGGCTTCATCAAAGGCTCCGAAGTGTAGACCTATTTTCAGGGAGAAG GCAAACATCACCAGCCGTAGGAACCATTTGGGCCGGACCTGATCTTCCTTCTGAATGTGATATCTGCTCATCAGAGGATGGCTGGTTGGCCCACCGGACTATTCGCTTCAACTCCAGCGCCTCCCTGTCAGCCTACAAAGATAAACAGATCACAGCAGAGACGTTCAGCAACGCGGCGGTGGTAGCACCACACGACCTGAGGCCTGTCTCCAAACTAGGACAAGAAGCTCTCCAAGGAACAATCGACGGTGACGACGACGTGGAGTCCTCAGTGGACTGTTCGATATGCCTTGAAGGATGCCATGGTGCATCAGACGGGCTGATTCAGCTGCGCTGCAAGCACATCTTCCATTTGGCCTGCCTGGAGCAGTGGCTGCAGTCCCGCGCCGATTGTCCGTACTGCAGGGCCGGCGTCGTCCTATCCTACCACGGAAAGAGTGACCTGGAGTATTAG
- the LOC109785363 gene encoding probable E3 ubiquitin-protein ligase RHY1A isoform X3 has protein sequence MRVPDPLSRLGSGYGGFAASSCGRNLGMQACSVYSFLGYEVVRGNQIERRASSGSITEPTRNVLFSTRHSATASNDRLPDAVQQAKERLHQRLRSVDLFSGRSCCRQTSPAVGTIWAGPDLPSECDICSSEDGWLAHRTIRFNSSASLSAYKDKQITAETFSNAAVVAPHDLRPVSKLGQEALQGTIDGDDDVESSVDCSICLEGCHGASDGLIQLRCKHIFHLACLEQWLQSRADCPYCRAGVVLSYHGKSDLEY, from the exons ATGCGTGTGCCCGACCCTCTGTCGCGACTCGGCAGTGGGTATGGAGGTTTTGCGGCGAGTTCCTGCGGTAGAAATTTGGGGATGCAGGCATGCAGCGTATACTCCTTTTTG GGCTATGAAGTTGTTCGAGGAAACCAGATAGAGCGAAGGGCGTCTAGCGGAAGCATAACGGAACCCACAAGGAACGTGCTCTTCAGCACAAGACACAGCGCCACCGCATCAAATGACCGACTTCCTGATGCGGTTCAGCAAGCCAAGGAGAGGCTTCATCAAAGGCTCCGAAGTGTAGACCTATTTTCAGGGAGAAG TTGTTGCAGGCAAACATCACCAGCCGTAGGAACCATTTGGGCCGGACCTGATCTTCCTTCTGAATGTGATATCTGCTCATCAGAGGATGGCTGGTTGGCCCACCGGACTATTCGCTTCAACTCCAGCGCCTCCCTGTCAGCCTACAAAGATAAACAGATCACAGCAGAGACGTTCAGCAACGCGGCGGTGGTAGCACCACACGACCTGAGGCCTGTCTCCAAACTAGGACAAGAAGCTCTCCAAGGAACAATCGACGGTGACGACGACGTGGAGTCCTCAGTGGACTGTTCGATATGCCTTGAAGGATGCCATGGTGCATCAGACGGGCTGATTCAGCTGCGCTGCAAGCACATCTTCCATTTGGCCTGCCTGGAGCAGTGGCTGCAGTCCCGCGCCGATTGTCCGTACTGCAGGGCCGGCGTCGTCCTATCCTACCACGGAAAGAGTGACCTGGAGTATTAG